A single genomic interval of Lathyrus oleraceus cultivar Zhongwan6 chromosome 7, CAAS_Psat_ZW6_1.0, whole genome shotgun sequence harbors:
- the LOC127104234 gene encoding secreted RxLR effector protein 161-like codes for MSDLGLLHHFLGIEVYQDEYGVFICQKRCTEYILKKFGMYGSKPIDIPLVVNENLKKEDGGRLVDASMYRILVGSLFYLTASRPDLMVVASLLSRFVSKPSHLHLRVEKRVLRYVMGTMEHGIRFEKNSKLEAKCYCDSDWARSVDDMKSTSGYLFNLGSGVISWCSKKQDTVAQSSAEAEYLAVGLATQQSLWLRRILEDIGEKQEESLQLHCDNKSSIAMAKNPIFHSRTRHIN; via the coding sequence ATGAGTGATCTTGGCTTGTTGCATCATTTTCTTGGTATTGAGGTTTACCAAGATGAATATGGAGTTTTTATTTGTCAAAAGAGATGCACCGAATATATTTTGAAAAAGTTTGGCATGTATGGTAGCAAACCTATTGATATTCCTTTAGTGGTGAATGAAAATTTAAAGAAGGAAGATGGTGGAAGATTAGTAGATGCAAGCATGTATAGAATTTTGGTTGGAAGTTTGTTTTATCTTACAGCTTCAAGGCCCGATTTAATGGTTGTTGCTAGTTTACTCTCAAGATTCGTGAGTAAACCAAGTCATTTACATCTCAGAGTAGAAAAAAGAGTTCTAAGGTATGTCATGGGAACCATGGAGCATGGAATCAGATTTGAGAAGAATTCTAAACTTGAAGCTAAATGCTATTGTGATAGTGATTGGGCCAGAAGTGTTGATGATATGAAGAGCACTTCAGGTTATCTATTCAACCTTGGTTCGGGTGTGATCTCTTGGTGCTCAAAGAAGCAAGATACTGTGGCACAATCTTCAGCTGAAGCTGAGTATTTAGCAGTTGGTTTGGCTACACAACAATCACTTTGGTTGAGAAGAATATTAGAAGATATTGGAGAGAAACAAGAGGAAAGTCTACAACTTCATTGTGATAACAAATCATCTATTGCCATGGCAAAGAATCCTATTTTTCATAGTCGGACCAGACACATTAACTAA